The genomic stretch CGGATGGCGACGCCGAAGAAGACGTTGCCCCGCTGGGCCGCACCGGCCCGGACGGTCCGGTCATTCAGGATCCCGCCCTGGCCCGGGGCATTGATTTGCTCAAGGGGCTGGCGGTGGTGCGACAGGGTCATTTCTGATTTCGCATTTGACGATTCCCCGGCGGGACTCACACTGGCGGCTTGCTGTTCGATGAAAACGATTCTCTTCATTTGCACGGGAAACATTTGCCGCAGCCCCATGGCGGAAGGATTGTTCCGCCACGCCGTCGCCGGGCGCGGTGAATATCGCGTGCTGTCGGCAGGTTTGGGCGCGGTGGATGGCCAGGCACCGAGTCCCCATTCCGTGACGGTGATGAAGGAGCTGGGCATCGACATTTCGCAGCAGCGCAGCCGCATGCTCACCACGCAACTGGTGCAGGAGGCGGACTACATTTTCGGGATGACGCACAGTCATGTGGACACCGTGCAATTGCTCTATCCGCAGGCGGCGGAGAAGACCTTTCTGCTGCGGGAATTCGACGACACGCTGGACCCTTACGAGAAGGGCATCAGCGATCCCATTGGCGGTCCGGTTTCGGTTTATCGCATGTGCCGGGACCAGATTGAGCAGGGGATTGCGAGCATTTTGCAGTTCATGGAACACGGACATGCCGGCACTGGTCGCGCCGCCGCCGGCAAGCCGGTGACCTTTGCCCTGGGCAGCGACCACGGTGGCTTTGAACTCAAGGAAGCGCTCAAGGTGCACCTCGAGGAGCGCGGCATCAGCTACGTCGATCTGGGCACACACAGCAAGGATTCGACGGATTATCCCGATTACGCGCAGGCCGTGGGACAGATGGTGACCGAACAGCGTGCGGAACTCGGCCTGCTGGTCTGCACCACCGGCATCGGCATGTGCATCACGGCAAACAAAATGGCCGGCATTCGCGCCGCGCTCGTGGCCGACAGGGACACCGCTGCCGTCACCCGCCAGCACAATGATTCCAACGTGCTGTGTCTGGCCGGCAAAACGACCCCCGTCCAGGCCGCGGCCGAAATCGTGGATGCCTTTCTGGGCGCAAAATTTGAGGGCGGCCGCCATCAGCGCCGCGTGGACAAAATGGAACCCCGCAACCTACCGACTGAATTGAAACTGAAACACGTTGATCCCGAAATTGCCGAGGCCATCGAACACGAGCGCATCCGGCAGCAGGAAAACATCGAACTCATCGCGAGCGAAAACTTCACCAGCCCGGCCGTCATGGAGGCCCAGGGATCGGTGCTCACGAACAAATACGCCGAGGGCTATCCGAGGAAGCGCTGGTATGGCGGCTGCGAAAACGTGGACCTCATCGAGCAGGTGGCCATCGATCGCGCGAAGAAGCTGTTCAACGCCGAGCACGCCAACGTGCAGCCGCATTGCGGCAGCAGCACGAACATGGCGGTGTATTTCGCCTTCCTGAAGCCGGGCGACAAGATGCTGACGATGGATTTGAGCCACGGCGGCCATCTCACGCACGGCAACAAGGCGAACTTCTCCGGCAAGTTCTTTGAGATCGTTCATTACGGCGTGAGCAAGGAGGACGAACGCATCGATTACAACCAACTCGCGGCCATGGCGCGGGAACACAAGCCGAAGATGATCACGGTCGGCGCCAGCGCCTATCCACGCATCATCGATTTCGAGCGCATGGGCGAGATTGCGCGCGAAGTGGGGGCACTGCTGCTGGCGGACATCGCGCACATCGCCGGTCTCGTGGCGGCGGGGATCCACCCCAGCCCGGTGCCGCACGCCGATTTTGTCACCACGACGACGCACAAGACGCTGCGCGGTCCGCGCGGCGGGTTGATCCTTTGCAAGGAGAAGTATGCGAAGGAAGTCGATTCGATGATTTTCCCCGGCATCCAGGGCGGCCCACTGGAACACGTCATTGCGGCCAAGGCCGTGTGCTTTCACGAGGCGCTGCAACCCGGGTTCCAAACCTATCAGCAGCAAATCGTGAAAAACGCCGCCGCCCTGGCCGAGGCCATGAAGCGGAACGGCTTCCGCCTCGTGAGCGGCGGCACGGACAACCATCTGATGCTCGTGGACGTGGGCGCCCGCGGCATCACCGGCAAGGAATGCCAGATCGCGCTCGACGAGGCCGGCATCACCGTGAACAAGAACACGATTCCCTTTGAAACCCGGTCACCGTTCCAGGCCAGCGGCATTCGTCTGGGCACGCCCGCTGTCACCACCCGTGGCATGCAGGAACCGGAAATGGCCGCCATCGGGGACATGATCAGCGAAGTGCTGCTCGACCTCCAAAACAAGGAGGCGCTGGGCAAGGTCCGCGACCGCGTGCGCGAACTGACGGCCAAATTTCCGCTGCCTTATTGAGACGCGAACACGCTTTGAATCAGCGCGGGCCGGAGGAATGTTTCCTGCGGCCCGTTTTTTTGCCGTCTGGCTGCGCTGACGAGTGGGCTCAATCCGGTTGAACCCGCATTGAGCCTTGCCAGTGCGCCAGCAATTGCGATGCTGGAGCGGCATCGGGCATCCAACTTCGAAATGCAGTTTCTTTTCATGAGCAGCGCAGACCAACCCACGCCACCCGCTTCTTCGCCCGCGCCCATCCCGTCACCAACCGGCCCCGGATCCGGCCCGCCGCCGGAACCCCCGCCCGAGTTGACGCCGGAGGAACAGATGGCGCGGTTTGAGGAAGCACTGAAGGAAACCGATTGGGGGCATCAACCGTGCTAAATTGCCTTTGGCCACGCACTCCTTTGCCCGCGTTCACGCCGAAGCAGCGGGGGGCGGCGGGCGGCCCGATTTGTGGCATGCGTCATTCGTCGATTCAATTGAACGCCACACCCGCGGCGCCGGCCCGCTGCGGCGGGCCGGGTGAACCTTCAACGCCGCGACACTCATGAACCCGACGACCGGCAAACTTTTTGTCTGGGCGGGGGAACAGGCCGCCTGTGTGCGCATCAAGGGCCGGGCGAACTTCGCGATCGCGGTCGAGTTTCGCAGATTGCTCCAGCACCTTCGGGGTGCCGGTTACGAACGCATCGTGCTGGACCTTTCGGACTGCGACCTCATGGACAGCACGTTTCTCGGCTCGCTGGCGTTCGAGGCCCGGCGCGCTCCGGCGGCCGGCGCGGCCGCCCCACCATCGCCAATGGAATTGTGGAATCCCAAGCCCGGAGTGCGTGAATTGATCGAGGAACTCGGCGTCGCCCGGTTGTTTCAATTTGTGGAACGTAATCTTGCCACGGCCGATTTCACCGCAGCGCCCGCCACCGAACCTGCCACTCAGGAGGAGTTGCGGCGCAACTGCCTTGAGGCGCACGAACTGCTGATGGCCATGCACCCGGACAATGTGGCCAAGTTCAAAGACGTGGCCCGGTTTCTGGTCGATGACCTCAAGCGGCGGAGCGCGTCCAACGGCGGCCCGGCGTAGATTCCGGCCGCCTGCAATTGCGACTTTCCAGAATCCACCGCCGGGCTTAATTTCCTCCAGCAGCAGGGCAACCGCATCGCGGCCTATGACCCCAGACACGGACAATCCTCAGGCAGCCGGCGCTAAACGCGTGAAAATCCTCATTGCCGAAGATTCCCCCCTCAACCGGCAGGTGGCGCTCAAGCAGCTCGAAAAACTCGGCTACGAAGCGGACGGCGTGGCGGACGGCACCGAAGCCGTGGAAGCCCTCAAGCGCACCGATTACGACATCATTCTCATGGACTGCCAGATGCCGGAGATGAACGGTTATGAAGCCACCTGGCGCATCCGCGAGAACGAGAAGGAGCAACCCGCCGCCGAGGCAGGCGAACCGAAGCAAAAGCGCGTTTACATCATCGCCATGACCGCCAACACGGAGGCGGACAATCGGGAAAAATGCGAGCAGGCGGGCATGGACGATTACATCAACAAGCCTGTGGAACTGCCCGAGCTGGAGGCTGCGGTGCACCGGGGACTGGCCGATCGCGCCGCGCAACGAGCGCTGGATGAAGTCATCGATCCGGTCGTCATCGCCGGCCTGCGGCAGCTGCGGATGCCGGGCAGGCCCGACCCGCTGGTGGAACTTATCGACCTGTTCGCGCAGGAGGCCCCGGAACAAATCAAGGTGCTGGAACGGGCCGTGACCGAGAACGATTACACCTCCCTGTCCCGCACGCTGAGTGCGGCGGCCAGCCTCAAGGGCAGTGCAAGCAACCTGGGCGCACGCAAGCTGGCCGCCCTGTGTGATGAAATCGAGCAAACCGCCAAGAACTGGTCGCTGGCCGAAGTGTTGCCGCTGGTGGAACGCGCCCGGGGCGAACTCGCCCGCGTCCGTGGCGCCCTCGAAAAAATCAAAACAGGCTGAACTGAATTGCGCCGGTTCCGGCCGGTGCGGCTTCAGAAACTTCGCGTGGCGGCCGCGTCCGCT from Verrucomicrobiia bacterium encodes the following:
- the rpiB gene encoding ribose 5-phosphate isomerase B, translating into MKTILFICTGNICRSPMAEGLFRHAVAGRGEYRVLSAGLGAVDGQAPSPHSVTVMKELGIDISQQRSRMLTTQLVQEADYIFGMTHSHVDTVQLLYPQAAEKTFLLREFDDTLDPYEKGISDPIGGPVSVYRMCRDQIEQGIASILQFMEHGHAGTGRAAAGKPVTFALGSDHGGFELKEALKVHLEERGISYVDLGTHSKDSTDYPDYAQAVGQMVTEQRAELGLLVCTTGIGMCITANKMAGIRAALVADRDTAAVTRQHNDSNVLCLAGKTTPVQAAAEIVDAFLGAKFEGGRHQRRVDKMEPRNLPTELKLKHVDPEIAEAIEHERIRQQENIELIASENFTSPAVMEAQGSVLTNKYAEGYPRKRWYGGCENVDLIEQVAIDRAKKLFNAEHANVQPHCGSSTNMAVYFAFLKPGDKMLTMDLSHGGHLTHGNKANFSGKFFEIVHYGVSKEDERIDYNQLAAMAREHKPKMITVGASAYPRIIDFERMGEIAREVGALLLADIAHIAGLVAAGIHPSPVPHADFVTTTTHKTLRGPRGGLILCKEKYAKEVDSMIFPGIQGGPLEHVIAAKAVCFHEALQPGFQTYQQQIVKNAAALAEAMKRNGFRLVSGGTDNHLMLVDVGARGITGKECQIALDEAGITVNKNTIPFETRSPFQASGIRLGTPAVTTRGMQEPEMAAIGDMISEVLLDLQNKEALGKVRDRVRELTAKFPLPY
- a CDS encoding STAS domain-containing protein, which produces MNPTTGKLFVWAGEQAACVRIKGRANFAIAVEFRRLLQHLRGAGYERIVLDLSDCDLMDSTFLGSLAFEARRAPAAGAAAPPSPMELWNPKPGVRELIEELGVARLFQFVERNLATADFTAAPATEPATQEELRRNCLEAHELLMAMHPDNVAKFKDVARFLVDDLKRRSASNGGPA
- a CDS encoding response regulator, with product MKILIAEDSPLNRQVALKQLEKLGYEADGVADGTEAVEALKRTDYDIILMDCQMPEMNGYEATWRIRENEKEQPAAEAGEPKQKRVYIIAMTANTEADNREKCEQAGMDDYINKPVELPELEAAVHRGLADRAAQRALDEVIDPVVIAGLRQLRMPGRPDPLVELIDLFAQEAPEQIKVLERAVTENDYTSLSRTLSAAASLKGSASNLGARKLAALCDEIEQTAKNWSLAEVLPLVERARGELARVRGALEKIKTG